A part of Mytilus galloprovincialis unplaced genomic scaffold, xbMytGall1.hap1.1 HAP1_SCAFFOLD_37, whole genome shotgun sequence genomic DNA contains:
- the LOC143059886 gene encoding fibroblast growth factor receptor 3-like has protein sequence MSWSYGVLLWEIFTLGGNPYPSVPVERLFELLKEGHRMGRPPYASEIINKTMQSCWHENPSGRPSFNNLVIDFNKMLTSMDNRSEAYPNLDDCNSIHPIISS, from the exons TTGGTCCTATGGAGTATTGTTGTGGGAGATATTTACACTCGGAGGGAATCCTTATCCATCTGTACCTGTGGAAAGattatttgaacttttaaaagaAGGTCATAGAATGGGCAGACCTCCATATGCTTcagaaataattaataaaacgATGCAGTCCTGTTGGCATGAGAATCCATCAGGGCGACCATCTTTCAATAACCTtgttattgattttaataaaatgttgacCTCTATGGACAACAGAAGTGAA gcaTATCCAAATCTAGATGATTGTAACAGTATACATCCCatcatatcatcatga